Proteins encoded in a region of the Isosphaeraceae bacterium EP7 genome:
- a CDS encoding ABC transporter ATP-binding protein, producing the protein MPDCAIRVQELRKRYKGREGPVDAVDGLNLEVYVGECFGLLGPNGAGKTTTVEIFEGLNEPTSGDVEVLGRRWKTHEKELRGRIGVTLQETRFPDKQTVLELTRLFRSFYPSGLEPIEALRRVSLEGKAGAFVETLSGGQQQRLAVAIALVGDPELLFLDEPTTGLDPQSRRQLWDVINEFHERGRTTVLTTHYMDEAERLCDRVAIVDKGKVIALGSPADLISRLGGEHVVEFALTDESPPAEASEFAPLLTVLASRAEADGFALTVGKPHLAIPALLEDLNARGRQLARLNTRQVSLEDVFVSLTGRHLREADESDAEVKPKRRRGRRR; encoded by the coding sequence ATGCCAGATTGCGCCATCCGCGTGCAGGAACTCCGCAAGCGATACAAAGGTCGCGAAGGCCCGGTCGACGCGGTTGATGGGCTAAACCTTGAGGTCTACGTCGGCGAATGCTTCGGCCTCCTCGGCCCCAACGGCGCGGGCAAGACGACCACCGTCGAGATCTTCGAAGGCCTCAACGAGCCGACCTCCGGCGACGTCGAGGTGCTGGGAAGACGCTGGAAGACGCACGAGAAGGAGCTTCGGGGCCGGATCGGGGTCACGCTCCAGGAGACGAGGTTCCCCGACAAGCAGACCGTCCTGGAGCTCACCCGCCTCTTCCGCAGCTTCTATCCCTCCGGCCTGGAGCCGATCGAGGCCCTCAGGCGTGTCTCGCTGGAAGGCAAGGCGGGTGCATTCGTCGAGACCCTCTCCGGCGGCCAGCAGCAGCGGCTCGCGGTGGCGATCGCGCTTGTGGGCGACCCGGAATTGCTGTTCCTCGACGAGCCGACGACCGGCCTCGACCCCCAGTCTCGGCGGCAGCTCTGGGACGTGATCAACGAATTCCACGAGCGCGGGCGCACGACCGTGCTGACCACGCACTACATGGACGAGGCCGAGCGGCTCTGCGACCGGGTGGCGATCGTGGACAAAGGGAAGGTGATCGCCCTGGGGTCGCCCGCCGACCTCATCTCCAGACTCGGCGGAGAGCACGTCGTCGAGTTCGCCCTGACGGACGAAAGCCCCCCCGCCGAGGCCTCGGAATTCGCCCCGCTCCTGACGGTGCTCGCCAGCCGTGCCGAGGCCGACGGATTCGCCCTGACCGTGGGCAAGCCCCATCTTGCGATCCCGGCCCTGCTCGAAGACCTGAATGCGCGAGGGCGTCAGCTCGCCCGGCTCAACACGCGCCAGGTGAGCCTCGAGGATGTCTTCGTGTCGCTAACCGGCCGCCATCTTCGCGAGGCCGACGAGTCGGACGCAGAGGTCAAGCCGAAGCGTCGACGAGGACGCCGACGCTAG
- a CDS encoding glycosyltransferase family 1 protein translates to MRIVVDGRRLGLGQTGVGRYLEVLLHGWADAGGPPSETLVILHDPAGLDLIPNCPNMTAQVRGVGWPGLAWERIALGRSYRPGDVLFAPTNLIPANWPGPSVLVLFDTLLWTAPQGFTWRNRVWFGRRMRLAAHRASLVIVPSRATFRGVIEHLGIAPDRLRTVDPAVAPEFHPRTASDPVVLGARAAVGLGDADYLLFLGKPSVRRNLPALLAGFERHRRNHPLIKLVLAGPGTEALGGPDGVIAAGRVPDAVLYGLVAGARALVYPSSEEGFGLPILEALASGCPAVTSVRGALAESGGDAAYDLGEVGPGSIAAALDRLADDPAERSVRITRGLAHAARFTVAAFAQGVGRVLEEAYTANQTG, encoded by the coding sequence ATGCGTATCGTAGTCGACGGCCGGCGACTGGGTTTGGGACAGACGGGTGTTGGTCGCTATCTGGAAGTTTTGCTACACGGCTGGGCCGATGCGGGCGGCCCGCCGTCCGAGACTCTGGTCATCTTGCACGATCCCGCGGGACTGGATTTGATCCCGAATTGCCCGAACATGACGGCACAAGTCCGAGGGGTCGGTTGGCCCGGACTGGCCTGGGAGCGGATTGCGCTGGGCAGGTCGTATCGTCCTGGAGACGTGCTCTTCGCGCCCACCAACCTGATCCCGGCCAACTGGCCGGGGCCATCGGTTCTGGTGCTGTTCGACACCCTGCTCTGGACCGCCCCGCAGGGATTTACGTGGCGAAACCGCGTTTGGTTCGGTCGCCGAATGCGACTGGCAGCCCACCGGGCAAGCCTGGTGATCGTCCCATCACGGGCGACCTTTCGCGGCGTGATCGAGCACCTCGGGATCGCTCCCGATCGTCTTCGGACGGTCGATCCGGCCGTCGCCCCCGAGTTCCACCCCCGGACGGCTTCCGATCCCGTCGTGCTCGGAGCCCGTGCAGCCGTCGGTCTCGGCGATGCCGATTATCTCCTCTTCCTCGGCAAGCCGTCTGTACGCCGCAACCTTCCCGCATTGCTCGCCGGATTCGAGCGTCACCGACGGAATCACCCACTTATCAAGCTTGTCCTCGCCGGGCCCGGCACCGAAGCCCTCGGAGGCCCTGATGGTGTGATCGCGGCCGGGCGCGTGCCGGACGCCGTCCTGTACGGTTTGGTCGCCGGCGCCAGGGCCTTGGTCTATCCGTCGTCGGAAGAAGGATTCGGCCTGCCTATCCTGGAAGCACTCGCCAGCGGATGCCCCGCGGTGACCTCGGTGCGCGGGGCCCTCGCCGAGTCGGGAGGAGACGCGGCCTACGATCTCGGCGAGGTCGGGCCGGGCTCGATCGCCGCGGCGTTAGACCGCCTGGCGGACGATCCGGCGGAGCGATCGGTGCGGATCACACGCGGGCTCGCGCACGCGGCCCGATTTACGGTGGCCGCCTTCGCCCAGGGGGTCGGAAGGGTACTCGAAGAAGCCTACACCGCGAATCAGACTGGCTGA
- a CDS encoding DEAD/DEAH box helicase: MQTQISPEEESETPIIATTPTFEDLGVSPVSQVALARAGYAEPSPIQQHLLPPALAGRDCLGNAPTGTGKTAAFLLPMLELVDERDRAPQVLVLAPTRELAHQIGREFEKLSYGRNTRAAAIVGGESIHNQMRQLGGGCQIVIATPGRLMDLMERKSIRLDRVKMVVLDEADQMLDIGFRPAVEEILQSVPAGRQTLLLSATMPKGVSDLAQRYLNNPVDVRLIRENEDATIPAIKQSYMMVHRDQKCEVLVKLLQREQPQRAIVFCRTKHGADEIGAILRSESLKADAMHGNLSQAQRNRVLHNFRSGRLNILVATDVVGRGIDVRGVTHVFNLDLPEDPENYIHRIGRTGRMGSDGAAFSLVLPDQGRLLDMIEKAISRDIEADQLEGFNHPPRPFFRQQQRQQGGGPRRGGGGFRGGRPPRRGGAVTEFHNGIRRPKRSPQGVSRG; this comes from the coding sequence TTGCAGACGCAGATCAGTCCCGAAGAAGAGTCAGAAACCCCGATCATCGCGACCACCCCGACCTTCGAAGACCTGGGCGTCAGCCCGGTTTCTCAGGTTGCGCTGGCCCGTGCGGGTTATGCAGAGCCTTCGCCGATCCAGCAGCATCTCCTGCCTCCCGCCCTGGCGGGACGCGACTGCCTGGGTAATGCCCCCACGGGCACCGGCAAGACGGCCGCCTTCCTGCTGCCGATGTTGGAGTTGGTTGACGAGAGGGATCGTGCCCCGCAGGTCTTGGTGCTGGCACCGACCCGCGAGCTCGCCCATCAGATCGGCCGCGAATTCGAAAAACTGTCGTACGGCCGGAATACCCGCGCCGCGGCGATCGTCGGCGGCGAGTCGATCCACAATCAGATGCGCCAGCTCGGTGGCGGCTGCCAGATTGTGATCGCCACCCCCGGACGCCTGATGGACCTGATGGAACGCAAGTCCATCCGGCTCGATCGCGTCAAGATGGTCGTCCTCGACGAAGCCGACCAGATGCTCGACATCGGGTTCCGCCCGGCCGTCGAAGAGATTCTCCAGTCGGTCCCGGCCGGCCGTCAGACCCTGCTGCTCTCGGCCACCATGCCCAAGGGCGTGAGCGACCTGGCTCAGCGGTACCTGAATAACCCGGTCGACGTCCGCCTCATCCGCGAGAACGAAGACGCGACCATCCCGGCGATCAAGCAGTCGTACATGATGGTCCATCGCGACCAGAAGTGCGAAGTGCTCGTCAAGCTGCTCCAGCGTGAGCAGCCGCAGCGTGCCATCGTCTTCTGCCGGACGAAGCACGGGGCCGACGAGATCGGGGCGATCCTGCGTTCCGAGTCGCTGAAGGCCGACGCGATGCATGGCAACCTGTCGCAGGCCCAGCGCAACCGCGTCCTCCACAACTTCCGCTCCGGTCGGTTGAACATCCTCGTCGCCACCGACGTCGTCGGCCGTGGCATCGATGTTCGGGGCGTCACGCACGTCTTCAACCTCGACCTGCCCGAAGACCCGGAAAATTACATCCACCGGATCGGCCGTACGGGCCGAATGGGCTCCGATGGCGCCGCGTTCTCCTTGGTCTTGCCCGACCAGGGTCGCCTGCTCGACATGATCGAGAAGGCGATTTCGCGAGACATCGAGGCCGACCAGCTCGAAGGGTTTAACCACCCGCCTCGTCCCTTCTTCCGCCAGCAGCAGCGTCAGCAGGGCGGTGGCCCGCGTCGCGGCGGCGGCGGCTTCCGCGGCGGACGTCCCCCTCGCCGGGGCGGCGCTGTCACCGAATTCCACAACGGCATCCGGCGTCCCAAGCGGTCGCCCCAGGGTGTCAGCCGCGGTTGA
- a CDS encoding glycosyltransferase family 4 protein: MTFCMLTTFFGPHSFGGDAAFVDRLSRALARRGHDVHVIYCRDAFEMSRGEQTPRPYEPPPGVTIHALSSPLGLLSPLATHQTGAPWFKLRAIRKILQDVRPDVVHFHNLSLIGGPALLKVQVPHAVKLMTAHEHWLVCPQHVLWKTGEGLCQARDCVRCCLKAGRPPQLWRSSDLLEDSLTHLDALIAPSASTVAEHARRGLRSPMLHLPYFLPDDYAGTAAPAPTPSHDRPYVVAAGRLEEIKGFQDAIDAMRRLPEVDLRIAGTGAYEAVLRARAAGMPNVHFEGRLDSTQLAALFRGARALVVPSLVYETFGYVVLEAFAERTPVIVRDLGALPELVASSGGGFVFQSVEGMVDAIRRLADPELRVRLGDSGHRAWKRVWSEDDHLDAYFSLIEDCQRSRHWGEEAATLPAAIPEAKRAAAQPV; encoded by the coding sequence ATGACCTTCTGCATGCTGACCACCTTCTTCGGCCCTCACAGCTTCGGTGGCGACGCCGCCTTCGTCGACCGGCTCTCGCGGGCACTTGCCAGGAGAGGGCACGACGTCCACGTCATCTACTGCCGCGATGCCTTTGAGATGTCGCGCGGCGAGCAGACGCCAAGGCCCTACGAACCGCCGCCGGGCGTGACAATTCACGCGCTCTCGAGTCCGCTGGGGTTGCTGTCGCCGCTGGCAACCCACCAGACCGGCGCCCCCTGGTTCAAGCTGCGGGCCATTCGAAAGATTCTCCAAGACGTAAGGCCCGATGTCGTCCATTTCCACAACCTCTCGCTCATCGGGGGCCCGGCCTTGCTGAAGGTCCAGGTCCCTCATGCCGTCAAGCTGATGACCGCACACGAGCACTGGCTCGTCTGCCCCCAGCATGTCCTCTGGAAGACCGGCGAGGGTTTGTGCCAGGCCCGCGATTGCGTCCGCTGCTGCCTGAAGGCGGGGCGGCCGCCGCAGCTTTGGCGGTCGAGCGATCTTCTCGAAGACTCGCTGACGCATCTCGACGCGCTCATCGCGCCGAGCGCATCGACCGTCGCCGAGCACGCCCGCCGCGGCCTGCGTAGTCCCATGCTCCACCTGCCCTATTTCCTGCCCGATGACTACGCGGGGACGGCCGCCCCTGCGCCGACTCCGTCACACGACCGGCCTTACGTGGTGGCCGCCGGGCGTCTGGAGGAAATCAAGGGCTTCCAGGACGCCATCGACGCGATGCGCCGGCTCCCCGAGGTCGACCTGCGGATTGCCGGCACGGGCGCCTACGAGGCAGTCCTCCGCGCCAGGGCCGCAGGCATGCCGAACGTCCACTTCGAGGGCCGACTCGACTCCACCCAGCTCGCCGCCCTCTTCCGCGGCGCCCGCGCCCTGGTTGTCCCCAGCCTGGTCTATGAGACGTTCGGGTACGTCGTCCTGGAAGCGTTCGCCGAGCGTACGCCCGTGATCGTTCGCGACCTTGGCGCCTTGCCCGAATTGGTGGCGTCCAGCGGCGGCGGGTTCGTGTTCCAATCCGTCGAGGGGATGGTCGACGCCATCCGTCGGCTGGCCGACCCCGAACTCCGCGTTCGGTTGGGCGACAGCGGACATCGGGCCTGGAAGAGGGTCTGGTCGGAAGACGATCACCTCGACGCCTATTTCTCCCTCATCGAAGACTGCCAGCGCTCCCGCCATTGGGGCGAAGAGGCCGCAACCCTGCCGGCAGCGATCCCGGAGGCGAAACGGGCCGCCGCTCAGCCAGTCTGA
- a CDS encoding polyprenol monophosphomannose synthase: MPQTPSEPGPQPRLLISLATYNEAGNLAELVAAIRQNVPDASILIIDDNSPDGTGAIADELKASMDEIHVIHRTGKQGLGTAIIAGMQYAIDRGFDYFLNLDADFSHPPRFIPALVEGMSRYDVMIGSRYVPGGGVDGDFNFRRKFMSTGINVWARCFLGLKTRDNSGSFRCYRVSKLALIDFTKIRSRGYSFMEEILYWCRVVGCTFGETPIIFENRRAGFSKINKMEAVKALQIIAQIGLERALGVRHATKQA, translated from the coding sequence GTGCCGCAGACACCTTCGGAACCGGGCCCGCAGCCGCGCCTGCTCATCTCCTTGGCCACGTATAACGAGGCCGGAAATCTCGCGGAACTCGTCGCTGCGATTCGCCAGAACGTGCCCGACGCGTCGATCCTGATCATCGACGACAACTCGCCCGATGGCACCGGAGCCATCGCCGACGAGCTCAAGGCGTCGATGGACGAGATCCACGTCATCCATCGCACGGGCAAGCAGGGGCTGGGCACGGCGATCATCGCGGGAATGCAATACGCGATCGACCGCGGGTTCGACTATTTCCTGAACCTCGACGCCGATTTCAGCCACCCGCCTCGGTTCATCCCCGCCCTGGTGGAAGGCATGAGCCGCTACGACGTGATGATCGGGTCGCGCTATGTCCCGGGCGGCGGCGTCGACGGCGACTTCAATTTCCGCCGTAAGTTCATGTCCACCGGCATCAACGTCTGGGCCAGGTGCTTCCTCGGCTTGAAGACGCGAGATAACAGCGGCTCGTTCCGCTGCTACCGGGTGTCGAAGCTGGCCCTGATCGACTTCACGAAGATCAGGTCACGCGGCTATTCGTTCATGGAAGAGATCCTCTACTGGTGCCGTGTCGTCGGCTGCACCTTCGGCGAGACGCCGATCATCTTCGAGAATCGCCGCGCCGGCTTCTCCAAGATCAACAAGATGGAAGCCGTCAAGGCGCTCCAGATCATCGCGCAGATCGGCCTGGAACGGGCCCTCGGCGTCCGGCACGCAACGAAGCAGGCCTGA
- a CDS encoding ATP-binding protein, with protein sequence MDLARQDRAAHPSEGRAESGPPGDFILPSRAAALDACRAAGEERLGPLLLTGAAGVGKSWLWRRMARGFPSFFGVISVDLAPSDTPADLLRAILHALGVDSKVSGGCSRLELHEELSRRSEDGERWLLVLDEAQNGCDFVLEEARLMANRLGEADGFETLLLVGQPHLAHRLRGRSLQGLRNRLGAHQTLGALDIEEAGSLLRSARPGLTWDQGEIDRRHRLASGNPRRLLLLARPGLVAPAGVARLAETVTDEALVARSPWGLSSKPPLRVEDGLIEVGWSSASETATPDAENSERAEPDKAASGHFPAATGWDDWDDEAERESDDAEALYDSEERARKSVATQEPADDGVEAELPLLRAEPQHGYAPYGPLFSRLRPARDAE encoded by the coding sequence ATGGACCTAGCCAGGCAAGATCGAGCCGCGCACCCATCGGAGGGCCGAGCCGAGTCCGGTCCGCCCGGGGACTTCATCCTCCCCAGCCGGGCCGCCGCACTCGATGCCTGCCGGGCTGCGGGCGAGGAACGCCTGGGACCGCTGCTCCTGACCGGCGCGGCCGGGGTCGGTAAGTCGTGGCTCTGGCGCCGGATGGCCCGTGGGTTCCCGTCGTTTTTCGGCGTGATCTCCGTCGACCTGGCACCCAGCGACACTCCGGCCGACTTGCTCAGAGCCATTCTCCACGCTTTGGGAGTCGACTCGAAAGTCTCCGGAGGATGCAGCCGGCTGGAACTCCACGAGGAACTTTCCCGCAGGTCCGAAGATGGGGAGCGATGGCTGCTCGTCCTTGACGAGGCCCAGAATGGCTGCGACTTCGTGCTCGAAGAGGCCCGCCTGATGGCCAATCGGCTCGGCGAGGCCGACGGATTCGAGACCCTTCTGCTCGTCGGCCAGCCCCACCTCGCCCATCGACTCAGGGGGCGATCGCTCCAGGGGTTGAGAAACCGACTCGGGGCCCACCAAACGCTGGGAGCCCTGGACATCGAAGAGGCCGGGTCACTGCTGCGGTCGGCTCGACCCGGGCTGACCTGGGATCAGGGTGAGATCGACCGACGGCATCGCCTAGCTTCGGGGAATCCGCGTCGGCTGCTCCTCCTGGCCCGGCCAGGGTTGGTCGCGCCCGCGGGCGTGGCTCGGCTCGCCGAGACCGTGACGGACGAGGCACTCGTCGCGAGATCGCCCTGGGGGCTGTCCTCCAAGCCCCCGTTGAGGGTCGAGGATGGCCTGATCGAGGTCGGTTGGTCCTCGGCATCCGAGACAGCAACTCCCGACGCCGAGAACTCGGAACGAGCCGAGCCCGACAAGGCCGCGTCGGGTCACTTCCCGGCGGCGACTGGCTGGGATGACTGGGACGACGAGGCCGAGCGAGAATCTGACGATGCCGAGGCCTTGTACGACTCCGAGGAGCGGGCCCGCAAATCGGTCGCCACGCAGGAACCGGCCGACGACGGAGTCGAGGCGGAGCTGCCGCTTCTCAGGGCCGAGCCTCAGCACGGCTATGCGCCTTATGGCCCCCTGTTTTCCAGGCTCAGGCCGGCGCGCGACGCCGAATGA
- a CDS encoding ABC transporter permease: MPRDHSLRELYFSRLREFFRQPARIFWVYGFPTVLAIGLGLAFRSKPAELVQLDLVENAGTPEILAKLEEYKAKRQAGTPDLLIKVLGVDQAKSRLETGKTPLIVIPGTSTNAPLTYRYDPTRPEALTARAAVDNVLQVGFGRLDALKTADEAVQEPGSRYIDFLIPGLIGLNTMGGGLWGIGFLLVNFRVAKLLKLFRATPMPRRNFLLALIGARLTFLIPDLGVLLVLGTWMFGMPIRGSFWLLILVDVVGAMAFAGIGLLVASRATTTETVSGLMNLVMLPMWLFSGVFFSSERFPASAQPFIQALPLTQIISALRMVMLEGAGFVAVAPALAILMAWTIGTFLIALKIFRWN, translated from the coding sequence ATGCCGCGAGACCACTCCCTCAGAGAACTCTATTTCTCCAGGCTCCGGGAGTTCTTCCGCCAGCCCGCGCGGATCTTCTGGGTCTACGGGTTCCCCACAGTCCTGGCCATCGGCCTGGGCCTTGCATTTCGGAGCAAGCCGGCCGAGCTGGTCCAGCTCGACCTCGTGGAGAACGCGGGCACTCCAGAGATCCTCGCGAAGCTCGAGGAATACAAGGCAAAACGCCAGGCTGGCACGCCCGACCTCCTGATCAAGGTCCTGGGCGTCGACCAGGCGAAGTCGAGGCTGGAAACCGGCAAGACGCCGCTGATCGTCATCCCGGGGACGTCAACGAATGCACCCCTCACCTACAGATATGACCCAACCCGGCCCGAGGCCCTGACCGCTCGCGCCGCGGTCGACAACGTCCTCCAGGTCGGCTTCGGCCGCCTCGATGCCCTGAAGACCGCCGATGAGGCCGTGCAGGAGCCGGGCTCGCGTTACATCGACTTTCTCATCCCCGGCCTGATCGGCCTGAACACGATGGGGGGTGGGCTCTGGGGAATCGGATTCCTGCTGGTCAACTTCCGCGTGGCCAAGCTTTTAAAGCTCTTCCGCGCCACACCGATGCCCAGGCGGAACTTCCTGCTGGCATTGATCGGGGCCAGGCTCACGTTCCTGATCCCCGACCTGGGCGTCTTGCTGGTGCTGGGGACCTGGATGTTCGGCATGCCGATTCGCGGATCGTTCTGGCTGTTGATCCTGGTCGACGTCGTGGGCGCCATGGCCTTCGCCGGGATCGGCCTACTGGTCGCCAGCCGGGCCACCACCACCGAGACGGTCAGCGGGTTGATGAACCTGGTCATGTTGCCGATGTGGCTCTTCTCGGGGGTCTTCTTCTCCTCGGAGCGATTCCCTGCCTCCGCCCAGCCCTTCATTCAGGCCCTGCCCCTGACCCAGATCATCTCCGCCCTCAGGATGGTGATGCTCGAAGGGGCCGGGTTCGTCGCCGTCGCCCCCGCGCTGGCTATCCTGATGGCCTGGACCATCGGGACGTTCCTCATCGCATTGAAAATCTTCCGCTGGAACTGA
- a CDS encoding aminotransferase class IV translates to MPVMACLNGELMPADQARVPISDRGFLFGDAIYEVCRVYRGRCWLEDSHMDRLARSLREMQFPPIDLVGVRRRMHATIEASDVAEGTVYIQITRGVAPRAHAFPNPPVPPTEVIVARPYDDSATALMRETGCRVISHADIRWGRCDVKSVNLLGNVLANEAAHRAGAFEAVLIDRDGLITEATHSSLCWVKDGVIIGTPDGPEILPGTTRHRSAGLAERLGFAFADGRITLEDLKRADEVILTGTTIEVLSVVTIDDATIGDGTPGPVTRKLQSAFTEAVRRWLAGDEG, encoded by the coding sequence ATGCCCGTCATGGCATGCCTCAACGGCGAACTGATGCCCGCCGACCAGGCTCGTGTCCCGATCTCGGACCGCGGATTTCTCTTCGGCGACGCCATCTACGAGGTCTGCCGCGTTTATCGGGGCCGTTGCTGGCTCGAAGACAGCCACATGGATCGGCTGGCCCGCAGCCTCCGCGAGATGCAGTTCCCGCCGATTGACCTCGTCGGCGTCCGACGTCGGATGCACGCGACGATCGAGGCGAGCGATGTGGCCGAGGGGACGGTCTACATCCAGATCACCCGAGGCGTCGCACCTCGCGCCCACGCGTTCCCCAATCCACCTGTGCCGCCGACCGAAGTCATCGTGGCACGCCCCTACGACGACTCGGCCACGGCCCTGATGCGAGAGACGGGATGCCGGGTCATCAGCCATGCCGACATTCGCTGGGGACGCTGCGACGTCAAGTCGGTGAATCTCCTCGGGAATGTCCTGGCAAATGAGGCCGCGCATCGTGCCGGGGCCTTTGAAGCAGTTTTGATTGACCGAGACGGATTGATCACCGAGGCGACGCATTCTTCGCTCTGTTGGGTCAAAGATGGCGTCATCATCGGCACGCCCGACGGACCGGAGATTCTCCCGGGGACGACCAGGCATCGCTCCGCGGGGCTTGCCGAACGGCTGGGCTTTGCCTTCGCCGATGGTCGGATTACGCTCGAAGACCTGAAGCGTGCCGACGAGGTGATCCTCACCGGGACGACCATCGAGGTCCTCTCGGTGGTAACCATCGACGACGCGACCATCGGCGACGGTACGCCGGGGCCCGTGACCCGCAAGCTTCAGTCTGCATTCACCGAGGCCGTCCGACGCTGGCTTGCCGGCGACGAGGGCTGA
- a CDS encoding glycosyltransferase family 1 protein, with protein MRIGIDGACLSNRRGFGRFARESLKALARAGSRHEFKVFVDRPSIDLVEVPSGFETVPVEVREAPSRAASANGRRGLRDMLAVGRSMARSHLDLAFFPASYSFVPVWNVGKVVVTMHDTLALAHPELVFPTRAGRIAWAIKEHVAVLRADRILTVSDSARRDLIDWFRLPERRVRVVTEGPDDAFHCRPFGAESDAILRKYTLEPGERFFLYVGGLSPHKNLPRLVEALARAGRDDARLILVGDLGDVFHTHVPELRAVIERLGLGHRVHLAGFVPDDELAYLYSRAFALVQPSLMEGFGLPPVEAMACGTPVLSSTAGSLPEVVGPAGRFFDPRDIDAIARSMRELLDDPAGRDRLAEVAARRAGKFTWDASARSMLDCFEELAPKRDRPAAPHQGPSSSIAGRRPRIRA; from the coding sequence ATGCGCATCGGCATCGACGGCGCCTGCCTGTCTAACCGCCGCGGCTTCGGCCGCTTCGCCCGCGAGAGCCTCAAGGCCCTGGCCCGCGCCGGTTCCAGGCACGAATTCAAGGTCTTCGTCGATCGCCCTTCGATCGATTTGGTCGAGGTTCCGTCAGGCTTCGAGACCGTCCCCGTCGAAGTACGCGAGGCCCCGAGCCGGGCCGCCTCGGCGAACGGGCGTCGAGGGCTGCGGGACATGCTGGCGGTCGGTCGATCGATGGCCCGCTCCCATCTCGACCTGGCCTTCTTCCCGGCCAGCTACAGCTTCGTGCCGGTCTGGAACGTCGGCAAGGTCGTGGTGACGATGCACGACACCCTTGCGCTGGCTCATCCCGAGCTGGTCTTCCCAACACGCGCGGGGCGGATCGCCTGGGCGATCAAGGAGCACGTCGCCGTGCTGCGGGCCGACCGCATCCTGACCGTCTCCGACTCCGCGAGGCGCGACCTGATCGACTGGTTCCGCCTCCCCGAGAGGCGGGTCCGCGTGGTCACCGAGGGACCAGACGACGCGTTCCATTGCAGGCCATTCGGGGCCGAATCCGACGCAATCTTGCGTAAATATACCCTGGAGCCCGGAGAGCGGTTCTTCCTGTACGTCGGCGGCCTGAGCCCGCACAAGAACCTGCCGAGGTTGGTCGAGGCCCTTGCCCGTGCCGGCCGAGACGATGCCCGGCTGATCCTGGTTGGAGACCTCGGCGATGTGTTCCACACCCACGTCCCCGAGCTTCGAGCGGTCATTGAGAGGCTGGGGTTGGGGCACCGGGTCCACCTCGCCGGCTTCGTCCCCGATGACGAGCTGGCCTATCTCTACAGCCGGGCCTTTGCCCTGGTGCAGCCGTCGCTGATGGAGGGCTTCGGCCTTCCGCCGGTCGAAGCCATGGCCTGCGGCACGCCGGTTCTGTCGAGCACAGCGGGCTCGCTTCCCGAGGTCGTCGGCCCCGCCGGTCGGTTCTTCGACCCCAGGGATATCGACGCCATCGCCCGGTCGATGCGTGAGCTTCTGGACGATCCCGCCGGGCGTGATCGCCTGGCCGAGGTCGCCGCGCGACGCGCGGGCAAGTTCACCTGGGATGCCTCGGCCCGGTCGATGCTCGACTGCTTCGAGGAACTCGCGCCCAAGCGGGATCGCCCCGCCGCCCCGCATCAAGGCCCGTCGTCGTCCATCGCCGGGCGAAGGCCGAGGATCCGCGCATGA